From Candidatus Omnitrophota bacterium, the proteins below share one genomic window:
- a CDS encoding lysophospholipase produces the protein MTPLITDEKTGIMYRKYHAHSSGAVLLLVHGLGAHSARWQFLVDFFLQNNFSSYAIELRGFGETVDRKGHVDSTNIYFSDISRLSVIARKENPGKKIFLIAESIGALISFSMLASGADFMSGLVCISPAFSSRLDIKPLDYIKIFFTLLYNPRKQFPVPFTAEMCTRDAGHQKVMKDDRREHRLVSAKLAFEITRLQKKALSSAAKITLPTLFLLAGDDKVVDPDVSRRVFYAIAAKDKKIVEYPEMCHALSIDLGKEKVFLEILKWIMSYL, from the coding sequence ATGACACCTCTTATTACAGATGAAAAAACGGGTATAATGTACCGGAAATACCACGCGCATTCTTCCGGCGCCGTACTTCTTTTGGTGCACGGACTGGGCGCGCATAGTGCGAGATGGCAATTTCTCGTCGATTTTTTCCTGCAAAATAATTTTTCATCTTACGCCATAGAGTTAAGAGGCTTCGGTGAAACAGTAGATCGAAAAGGGCACGTTGACTCCACAAATATCTATTTCTCCGATATAAGCCGCCTGTCGGTCATTGCGCGAAAAGAGAACCCCGGCAAAAAGATATTTCTTATCGCAGAAAGTATAGGCGCTTTGATCTCTTTTTCAATGCTCGCCTCCGGTGCCGATTTTATGAGCGGCCTTGTATGCATTTCACCGGCATTTTCAAGCAGGCTCGATATAAAACCACTCGATTATATAAAAATATTTTTTACACTTTTATATAATCCACGCAAACAATTTCCGGTGCCTTTTACGGCCGAGATGTGCACGCGTGACGCCGGGCATCAAAAAGTCATGAAAGACGACCGAAGAGAACACCGGCTCGTCTCGGCGAAACTCGCCTTTGAAATCACAAGACTTCAGAAGAAAGCGCTCTCATCTGCCGCTAAAATAACACTCCCGACTCTATTTCTTCTTGCCGGAGACGATAAAGTTGTAGATCCTGATGTATCGCGAAGAGTGTTTTACGCGATAGCGGCAAAAGATAAAAAAATAGTGGAGTACCCCGAG